A single genomic interval of bacterium harbors:
- the lspA gene encoding signal peptidase II has translation MRFLNQAVLFLSPIASLILYIVDRLLKLYAYAYLQQTSISVMPFVSYTYALNHGISWGLFEQMPPLILTGLLGMTTLLIFNLARTHQSQVVRTGLTAVWLGSTSNIIDRLIYSGVIDYIELNLASFDFPVFNLADVMIVSGLLYTALQFLMGPTDDARMAR, from the coding sequence ATGAGATTTTTAAACCAGGCAGTCCTCTTTTTATCCCCCATTGCAAGCCTCATTTTATACATAGTCGATAGACTACTCAAACTGTACGCGTATGCATATCTACAGCAAACATCGATCTCAGTGATGCCCTTTGTGAGTTATACTTATGCCTTGAATCATGGCATTTCATGGGGACTGTTTGAACAGATGCCGCCACTCATATTAACAGGACTGCTTGGTATGACGACCCTTTTGATTTTTAACCTTGCACGCACCCACCAGTCGCAGGTCGTTCGAACAGGACTGACTGCTGTGTGGCTTGGATCGACAAGCAATATTATTGATCGACTCATATACAGCGGCGTCATCGACTATATTGAACTTAATCTTGCATCATTTGACTTTCCCGTATTCAACCTCGCAGATGTGATGATTGTCAGTGGCTTGCTGTACACGGCCTTACAGTTTTTAATGGGACCTACAGATGATGCACGCATGGCTCGTTAG
- a CDS encoding macro domain-containing protein, protein MKKIALYLLLFVFAFQTVISIKLPITLPWNKEPEKQGTDRGIFIDLPNNSRIIVLQNDMFALKQFIKKECNQENYAIVNAANTVLYLGTGVAGKIKELDRSGTVQKECDNLREKQGVQVQVKKKIQEIPFFRTYEKSFPVSTAVTTGSGDLKELGITKIIHAIAPNCNENGSAHERNNFEAYLDKTYQTIISAMIHKELPVVACPSLATGTFRCDLAKSARIAAQVVVSALNGSKEPKTFILVAFGDAEFKSYSEAFKTEYRNVIEREKLSIVANQ, encoded by the coding sequence ATGAAAAAAATAGCATTATATCTACTACTTTTTGTATTTGCTTTTCAAACAGTCATCTCAATAAAACTACCGATAACACTGCCATGGAATAAAGAGCCGGAAAAACAAGGCACTGATCGTGGCATTTTTATAGATCTGCCGAACAACTCAAGAATTATTGTCCTACAAAATGATATGTTCGCATTAAAACAGTTTATAAAAAAAGAATGCAACCAGGAAAATTACGCCATCGTCAACGCAGCAAACACCGTGTTATATCTGGGAACCGGAGTCGCTGGAAAAATAAAAGAGCTAGACAGAAGCGGCACCGTTCAAAAAGAATGTGATAATCTACGCGAAAAGCAAGGAGTCCAAGTTCAGGTCAAAAAGAAGATCCAGGAGATACCTTTTTTTAGAACCTATGAAAAAAGCTTTCCAGTCAGCACCGCAGTGACTACCGGAAGCGGCGATCTGAAAGAACTTGGTATCACTAAAATCATTCATGCGATTGCACCAAACTGCAACGAAAACGGCTCTGCACACGAACGAAACAACTTTGAAGCATATTTAGACAAAACCTATCAAACTATTATTAGTGCAATGATACATAAAGAGCTACCCGTTGTTGCATGCCCATCACTTGCAACAGGAACATTCAGATGCGATCTTGCAAAATCTGCACGCATAGCAGCACAAGTTGTCGTCAGTGCCTTGAATGGCAGCAAAGAACCAAAAACATTCATTCTGGTGGCATTCGGCGATGCTGAGTTTAAATCTTATTCAGAGGCGTTTAAAACCGAATACAGGAATGTTATTGAGCGTGAAAAGTTGAGCATCGTGGCAAACCAATAG
- the sufS gene encoding SufS family cysteine desulfurase, with amino-acid sequence MKNIKKDFPIFQRIVNGHPLIYLDNAATTQKPNAVIDAMNAVYRLYNSNVHRGVYTIAEEATAAYEQARQTVADFINAYRDEIVFTQGTTASINTIAYAWALQQLKKGDRIVVTEIEHHANLIPWQFVAEKTGAELAFIPALRNGLLDETAIEKVITPNTKLVAFALVSHILRGQIPAQRIIKQAKNVGAAILVDAAQAAGHMPLDTKALDIDFLAFSGHKMFGPTGIGVLFVARKWHEIIEPFFKGGAMVATVTYEKTTFQPMPQKLEAGTPPIVEAIGLAAAIEYIAIQCPFNQTMLYEQKLSELLLQKIAELGHVKIVGPQDKEGHMLSFTVENMHAHDVATALDMAGICVRAGTHCAQPIARKLGVSSWLRASIAAYNSPEDIDKLIDVLKSCNKKATGTF; translated from the coding sequence ATGAAGAACATAAAAAAAGACTTTCCCATTTTCCAGCGAATAGTTAACGGTCATCCGTTAATCTATCTTGACAATGCAGCGACCACGCAAAAACCGAACGCTGTCATTGATGCGATGAACGCAGTGTACCGTTTATATAATTCAAACGTACATCGCGGAGTTTATACGATTGCCGAGGAAGCTACAGCAGCATATGAACAGGCACGCCAAACGGTTGCGGATTTTATTAATGCATACCGTGACGAGATTGTGTTTACACAAGGCACTACCGCATCTATAAACACAATTGCTTATGCGTGGGCATTACAGCAACTCAAAAAGGGTGATCGGATCGTAGTTACCGAAATTGAACATCATGCAAACCTGATTCCCTGGCAGTTTGTTGCAGAAAAAACGGGAGCCGAGCTTGCCTTTATTCCTGCATTGCGAAACGGACTGCTTGACGAAACTGCAATTGAAAAAGTAATAACTCCAAATACAAAACTGGTAGCCTTTGCCCTAGTAAGTCATATTTTACGAGGACAGATCCCAGCACAAAGAATTATCAAGCAGGCGAAAAACGTTGGCGCGGCAATACTTGTTGACGCTGCACAAGCAGCAGGACATATGCCACTGGATACCAAAGCGTTAGATATCGATTTTTTGGCATTTTCAGGTCACAAGATGTTTGGCCCAACAGGAATCGGTGTATTATTCGTTGCGCGAAAATGGCATGAGATCATTGAACCTTTTTTTAAAGGTGGCGCGATGGTTGCGACTGTAACTTATGAAAAAACAACCTTTCAACCGATGCCACAAAAACTTGAAGCGGGCACTCCGCCCATCGTTGAGGCGATTGGCCTTGCAGCAGCGATAGAATATATTGCAATACAATGCCCATTTAATCAAACCATGCTCTATGAACAGAAACTTTCAGAGCTACTTTTGCAGAAGATAGCAGAACTTGGGCACGTAAAAATCGTAGGCCCACAGGACAAAGAAGGACACATGCTCAGTTTTACGGTTGAAAATATGCACGCACATGATGTGGCAACTGCTCTTGATATGGCTGGCATCTGTGTTCGAGCTGGTACGCACTGTGCACAACCGATCGCACGAAAACTTGGTGTTTCGTCATGGCTGAGAGCAAGTATCGCAGCTTACAATAGTCCGGAAGATATAGATAAATTGATTGACGTTTTAAAAAGCTGTAACAAAAAAGCGACCGGTACGTTTTAA
- a CDS encoding ABC transporter permease, protein MNQKLEELILSIVTSIGHSFFRLCFWAGTFFMFLFQTLTTLGTKRLQYSKVLYQMNRIGVESFNIIILTGMFAGMVFALQTYIGFQRVGGEQFIGAVVALGMIRELGPVLGGLMVTGRACSAIAAEIGTMRITEQLDALTTLRIDPFQYLIVPRLVAGTVIMPFLTIFSMIFGIIGGYVVCVYVLQLSPEDYQSSILTYVEMTDITSGLIKAAFFGFILAWVGCFKGFYTRGGAYGVGVATTESVVQSSIMILIANYFLTKILEHL, encoded by the coding sequence ATGAATCAAAAACTGGAAGAGCTCATCCTTTCTATTGTTACTTCAATTGGTCATTCGTTTTTCAGATTATGCTTTTGGGCTGGAACATTTTTCATGTTTCTGTTTCAGACACTTACAACGCTTGGTACAAAACGACTTCAGTACTCTAAAGTGCTTTATCAGATGAACAGAATTGGCGTTGAATCATTTAACATCATTATCCTCACAGGCATGTTTGCGGGGATGGTCTTTGCTTTACAAACGTATATTGGGTTTCAACGAGTAGGTGGCGAACAGTTTATTGGAGCAGTTGTTGCGCTGGGAATGATTCGAGAACTCGGACCAGTACTGGGTGGTTTGATGGTAACTGGGCGTGCATGTTCTGCAATTGCTGCAGAAATCGGCACCATGCGCATCACCGAGCAGCTTGACGCACTCACCACTCTGCGCATAGACCCATTTCAATATCTGATTGTCCCACGACTTGTTGCGGGTACGGTAATCATGCCTTTTTTAACAATCTTTTCTATGATTTTTGGCATCATTGGCGGTTATGTCGTCTGTGTTTATGTTTTGCAGTTAAGCCCGGAAGATTATCAAAGTAGCATTTTAACCTACGTTGAAATGACCGATATCACGAGCGGATTGATCAAAGCAGCCTTTTTTGGCTTCATTTTGGCTTGGGTGGGTTGTTTTAAGGGTTTTTATACACGCGGTGGAGCGTATGGTGTCGGTGTAGCAACCACGGAAAGCGTGGTTCAAAGCTCGATTATGATTTTGATCGCAAACTATTTTTTAACAAAAATTCTTGAGCATCTGTAA
- a CDS encoding phenylalanine--tRNA ligase subunit beta: protein MKLSLSWIFEHIETSLQQINISDLIRLINTKVVEVDACTELKLTSDPFMAVKWTNQGAIFENTKLALPPRADLETEAWYLLVLKGTGWTWATMEDLGGSKDRVLPSVAMHNNDQNYMKIKFKNDNDYILHISNSSITHRPDLWSHRGFAREIAALLDVPLKPIEAFLAQNTVVKTKQNTIKKNEALPFAIEIKTEQCKAFATAYLANCPVRPSSIETIKKLCAVDIRPINALVDGTNLVMADLGHPMHAFDTKTLKDTIVVQQGTQKELLLLDSTTITTNQEDITITSGEQALSLAGIMGGAESSIVSSTSNILIEAAQFCPTTIRTSATRHNKRTESSMRFEKGLTYTGALNAIRRYLYYLQSEKLYNIKDISIFVTGQKDTEKVLSFSHKTVQQRLGIQITSKEIEAILTKLDFQVTIKNEQYHVTVPWFRSVKDITIQEDLFEEIGRMYGYNTITPIAPSLKTMASINRFERMKRQIKQLLSFGKQMHELCSYAFLDSEFNRIIEWPAEQQLEVKLPVSENFRYLADSLFPALLKAVVENQIHKQNARFFEIAKVWSYNQTTTDLQEHEKVGFIITNEATDFYEGKTIVKAITDLYGLELHWKQLDPEECLHWLMPYKSAAMYAGTQRIGYAGMIHDRFTKLLGRALPHPAFYAEVDLNTFFKAIEPDKPFRTPAKLQPVIRNITFLLPKTVSAQIAQQFIQNLYPYFMEVFIQNFLEKDEWHNERAVSFELLFTPEEKSYTKDEMDSFMSHISIMVCQNWKASVR from the coding sequence ATGAAACTTTCGCTTTCTTGGATATTCGAACACATAGAAACCTCATTACAACAGATCAATATTTCAGACCTGATTAGATTGATCAATACAAAAGTTGTCGAGGTTGATGCTTGCACAGAGCTCAAGCTTACTTCTGACCCTTTTATGGCGGTTAAATGGACAAACCAGGGTGCGATTTTTGAAAATACAAAACTTGCGCTACCACCTCGAGCAGATCTTGAAACTGAAGCTTGGTACCTTCTGGTTTTAAAAGGTACCGGATGGACCTGGGCAACTATGGAAGACCTTGGTGGCAGTAAAGATCGAGTGCTTCCTTCAGTTGCAATGCACAACAATGATCAAAACTATATGAAAATAAAATTCAAGAATGACAATGATTATATCCTGCATATCAGCAACAGTTCAATCACCCATCGACCAGATTTGTGGAGCCATCGAGGATTCGCGCGTGAGATTGCAGCGCTTTTAGATGTACCACTCAAACCGATAGAAGCTTTTTTAGCGCAAAACACTGTAGTCAAAACCAAGCAAAATACGATTAAAAAAAATGAAGCACTTCCCTTTGCAATCGAAATAAAAACAGAACAGTGCAAAGCATTTGCCACTGCATACCTTGCAAACTGTCCTGTCAGGCCATCCTCAATTGAAACTATCAAAAAACTGTGTGCAGTAGACATCAGACCAATCAATGCACTCGTTGATGGCACAAACCTGGTGATGGCAGATCTTGGACATCCGATGCATGCTTTTGACACAAAAACACTCAAAGATACTATCGTTGTACAACAAGGAACGCAAAAAGAACTGCTTCTGCTGGACAGCACAACAATAACCACCAATCAAGAGGACATAACGATCACCTCAGGGGAGCAAGCCTTATCGCTTGCTGGCATCATGGGTGGTGCGGAATCAAGCATCGTAAGTTCAACCAGCAACATACTCATCGAAGCTGCTCAGTTTTGCCCGACAACCATCCGCACGTCAGCTACAAGACACAATAAACGCACAGAATCATCTATGCGTTTTGAAAAAGGCCTAACCTATACCGGTGCACTTAACGCGATAAGAAGATACCTTTATTATTTACAATCTGAAAAGTTATATAATATCAAAGATATTTCGATATTCGTAACCGGGCAAAAGGATACTGAAAAAGTGTTATCTTTTTCACATAAAACCGTGCAACAACGATTGGGTATCCAGATTACCTCAAAAGAGATAGAAGCCATTCTCACAAAACTTGATTTTCAAGTTACCATTAAAAATGAACAGTATCATGTAACTGTTCCATGGTTCAGATCGGTCAAAGACATAACCATTCAAGAAGATCTATTTGAAGAGATTGGTCGGATGTATGGCTATAATACAATTACACCGATTGCACCATCACTCAAAACGATGGCAAGCATAAACCGTTTTGAACGAATGAAACGGCAGATAAAACAGCTCCTTTCATTTGGAAAACAGATGCATGAACTCTGCAGTTACGCATTTTTGGACAGCGAGTTTAATCGCATAATCGAATGGCCTGCCGAACAACAGCTTGAAGTAAAACTACCGGTATCAGAAAATTTCAGATACTTAGCTGACTCACTTTTTCCCGCGCTTTTGAAAGCTGTGGTTGAAAATCAGATTCACAAACAGAATGCACGATTTTTTGAGATTGCAAAAGTCTGGAGCTATAATCAAACGACAACAGACCTTCAAGAACATGAAAAGGTAGGATTCATTATCACAAACGAGGCAACCGATTTTTATGAAGGCAAAACGATTGTCAAAGCAATCACAGATCTGTACGGTCTAGAACTACACTGGAAACAGCTTGACCCTGAAGAATGTCTCCACTGGCTCATGCCGTACAAAAGTGCTGCAATGTATGCAGGCACTCAGCGTATCGGATACGCAGGAATGATACATGACCGATTTACAAAACTGTTAGGCAGAGCATTGCCACATCCGGCATTTTATGCCGAAGTCGATCTTAATACTTTTTTCAAAGCAATTGAACCAGACAAACCGTTTCGGACACCAGCAAAACTCCAACCGGTTATTCGTAACATCACCTTTTTGCTGCCAAAAACTGTATCGGCACAGATCGCACAGCAGTTCATACAAAACTTATATCCATATTTTATGGAAGTTTTTATACAAAATTTTCTTGAAAAAGATGAATGGCACAATGAACGCGCAGTGAGCTTTGAATTGCTTTTTACTCCTGAAGAAAAATCATATACCAAGGATGAGATGGACTCGTTTATGTCGCACATCAGCATAATGGTATGTCAAAACTGGAAGGCATCAGTAAGATGA
- a CDS encoding exonuclease SbcCD subunit D, with translation MIRFVHTADIHFGMENYGKIDPATGIHSRLLDFAHALHFCIDHAIEQKVDFFLFCGDAYKTHNPSQTQQKLLFDCLLRLYANNIPVVIIVGNHDHPLSFGKAHALNLFSQLPLDGFHVIEKPTSLLLNTKHGPIQIVGIPWPTRNTVALHHKHNLKMATDITQYISEAVSIIIQKMASELNQAIPAVLAAHLTVSSGIFSGSEKKAIYGTDPIFMPSQLALKPFDYVALGHLHRHQNLNENGAVPIIYPGSIERIDFGERKEEKGFCIVSIDRNKHSSFEFVKVPTRPFIYIETKLDPLSCQTEQIINNIRQHAIENAVIRIAYHVPTGKQDVVDLQKIEAALSAACYIAGITPIAQPHIRTQRTISGQNNTMDFETLLKTYFETKPSLKERQNELVEKTLQLLHEAQDYSDHED, from the coding sequence ATGATCAGGTTTGTGCACACGGCAGATATCCATTTTGGAATGGAAAACTACGGAAAAATAGATCCAGCAACAGGCATTCATTCACGTCTACTTGATTTTGCTCATGCGCTTCACTTTTGTATCGATCATGCAATAGAGCAGAAAGTAGATTTCTTTCTGTTTTGCGGAGATGCGTACAAAACCCACAATCCCAGTCAAACGCAACAGAAGCTTCTGTTTGATTGCCTTTTGCGACTTTACGCGAATAACATTCCCGTCGTCATCATTGTTGGAAACCATGATCATCCATTGAGTTTTGGAAAAGCACATGCGCTCAACCTGTTTTCACAGCTTCCGCTGGACGGTTTTCATGTCATTGAAAAGCCAACCAGCCTGCTACTCAATACAAAACACGGCCCCATTCAGATTGTAGGCATTCCCTGGCCAACACGAAATACGGTTGCTCTGCACCACAAACACAATCTGAAAATGGCAACGGATATCACACAGTACATTTCAGAAGCAGTAAGTATAATTATTCAGAAGATGGCATCAGAGCTGAACCAAGCTATACCCGCAGTATTGGCTGCACATCTGACCGTCAGCTCAGGGATCTTTTCAGGCTCTGAAAAAAAAGCGATTTATGGTACCGATCCGATTTTTATGCCATCACAACTTGCACTAAAACCATTTGACTACGTAGCACTTGGACATCTGCATCGTCACCAGAATCTGAATGAAAATGGAGCTGTTCCGATCATCTATCCCGGATCAATTGAACGAATAGATTTTGGCGAACGAAAAGAAGAAAAGGGCTTTTGCATTGTGAGTATTGATCGCAATAAACACAGTTCATTTGAATTTGTCAAAGTTCCAACACGGCCTTTTATTTATATTGAAACGAAGCTTGATCCGCTATCCTGTCAAACGGAACAGATCATCAACAATATCAGGCAACATGCGATTGAAAATGCAGTGATTAGAATTGCCTATCACGTTCCTACTGGAAAACAGGACGTCGTTGATTTACAAAAAATAGAAGCAGCTTTATCGGCTGCCTGTTATATTGCCGGCATCACGCCGATTGCTCAGCCACACATACGAACGCAAAGAACCATCTCTGGGCAAAACAATACTATGGATTTTGAAACATTACTGAAAACCTATTTTGAAACAAAACCAAGCTTGAAAGAACGCCAAAATGAACTTGTGGAAAAAACATTACAACTGCTGCATGAAGCACAGGATTATAGCGACCACGAAGATTAA
- the secG gene encoding preprotein translocase subunit SecG, translating to MLYGLLMTVYFFVCILLILIILIQKTKSSMGLGGFGGGSQMLFGGSGGQDLFQKITWFLGGTFMALSFVLALMKSHQSRMIVSTATVAPVTVKIPTPSQK from the coding sequence ATGCTTTACGGACTATTGATGACAGTTTATTTTTTTGTTTGCATACTTCTCATTCTTATTATTTTAATACAAAAAACCAAATCAAGTATGGGATTGGGAGGTTTTGGGGGCGGATCACAGATGTTATTTGGTGGATCGGGTGGCCAAGATCTTTTTCAAAAAATAACCTGGTTTTTAGGCGGAACTTTTATGGCACTCTCATTTGTACTTGCACTTATGAAGTCTCACCAAAGCAGAATGATTGTTTCAACGGCCACTGTTGCCCCAGTTACTGTTAAAATTCCAACTCCCTCTCAAAAGTAA
- a CDS encoding ComF family protein: protein MMHAWLVSFKETIRFIDNHILFYIFEPLCAGCKRYIQSTTDPLCSSCHRSIKPVVSITYQLTATKNITVYAAGAYEGPLQVMILAKRYHDIAMSLALAEIIKQYTPISSMQFDALVPIPLHWTRRAARGYNQAEEIAYYLSKTLQIPVVHLLVRTRKTQLQLELDATERATNLKNAFTIAKPAFSRIYQKKRLLLVDDLLTTGSTLTEAAKVLYTLNPIEIKAVVGARTI, encoded by the coding sequence ATGATGCACGCATGGCTCGTTAGCTTCAAAGAAACAATACGGTTTATCGATAATCACATACTTTTTTACATTTTCGAACCACTCTGCGCAGGATGCAAGCGATACATTCAATCAACCACCGATCCATTATGCAGCAGCTGTCACCGTTCCATTAAACCAGTTGTATCCATTACCTATCAGCTGACCGCAACAAAAAACATAACCGTGTATGCCGCGGGTGCATACGAAGGACCTTTGCAGGTCATGATTCTTGCAAAACGGTATCATGACATTGCCATGAGCCTGGCGCTGGCAGAAATCATAAAGCAGTATACACCGATCAGCAGCATGCAGTTTGATGCACTTGTTCCAATCCCATTGCACTGGACCAGACGTGCTGCCCGAGGCTACAATCAGGCGGAAGAGATAGCTTACTATTTGAGCAAAACATTACAGATTCCCGTAGTTCATCTGCTTGTGCGTACACGAAAAACACAACTTCAGCTGGAACTTGATGCAACAGAACGCGCAACCAACCTGAAAAATGCATTTACCATTGCAAAACCAGCATTTTCAAGGATCTATCAAAAAAAACGCCTCCTGCTTGTGGATGACCTTTTGACCACCGGCTCAACGTTGACCGAAGCTGCAAAAGTACTGTACACACTAAACCCGATTGAAATCAAAGCGGTCGTTGGCGCACGTACTATTTGA
- the glmU gene encoding bifunctional UDP-N-acetylglucosamine diphosphorylase/glucosamine-1-phosphate N-acetyltransferase GlmU, which translates to MHHSMQAIILAAGKSQRFKRELSKLLEPLCGRPLITYQASLFANMNIETTFVVGYQKEAVEKAIIQAKVRHAQFVVQAEQKGTGHALACTEKLWKKDHILVCNGDMPLITPTIIENLYKKHIENNATVSIVTAHDAFQAEGYGRVIKKDHGVRIIETKDTHLDPQEFCCVNAGIYLFEKAFLQNVISTLPQNQISGEYYITELVNSATELQHKVITIDAPFDSIRGVNTLEQLWAVEQIKRSELIRMHMNNGVRFLMPQTTHVDANVIIGQGCTIATGVQLTGMTSIETNCTVGPFATIHESTIEHDVTIKAHSVIEQCHVKQYAKVGPFAYLRDETIIDHGATVGTFVEMKKTTLGKHAKAKHQSYLGDTVIGDYSNIGGGTITANHNSLFKNETLIDAHVNIGANCTLVAPVHIQQHAYVGAGSTITQDVPQYTLAIARTRQLNKVGYVPILKQTLEKKLQKKRESEQQFLKKQTTENSQEETVLKSEYETYKIVKEQTSV; encoded by the coding sequence ATGCACCACTCAATGCAGGCAATAATCCTTGCTGCTGGAAAATCACAACGGTTTAAACGGGAACTTTCAAAACTACTTGAGCCACTGTGTGGCCGACCGTTGATCACGTATCAGGCGTCACTTTTTGCAAATATGAACATTGAAACGACCTTTGTTGTTGGTTATCAGAAAGAGGCGGTTGAAAAAGCCATCATCCAGGCAAAAGTCAGACATGCGCAGTTTGTTGTGCAGGCTGAACAGAAAGGCACCGGTCATGCGCTTGCGTGCACAGAAAAACTGTGGAAAAAAGATCATATTCTTGTGTGCAATGGCGACATGCCACTGATAACGCCAACCATCATTGAAAATCTGTATAAAAAACATATTGAAAATAACGCTACCGTAAGCATTGTCACCGCACATGATGCATTTCAGGCAGAAGGCTATGGACGCGTTATAAAAAAAGACCACGGCGTCAGAATTATTGAAACAAAGGACACACACCTGGACCCGCAAGAGTTTTGCTGCGTAAATGCCGGCATCTATCTTTTTGAAAAGGCATTCTTACAAAATGTGATCAGCACACTGCCACAAAATCAGATCAGTGGGGAATATTACATCACAGAACTTGTTAACAGTGCAACTGAGCTGCAGCACAAAGTGATTACCATTGATGCTCCCTTTGATTCAATACGTGGTGTCAACACACTCGAACAGCTGTGGGCGGTCGAACAGATCAAACGATCAGAGCTCATTAGAATGCACATGAATAACGGAGTACGATTTTTGATGCCGCAGACCACACATGTTGATGCGAATGTCATTATTGGTCAAGGCTGCACAATTGCAACTGGTGTACAGTTGACCGGCATGACATCGATTGAAACAAACTGCACCGTGGGACCATTTGCAACAATACACGAAAGCACTATTGAACATGATGTGACAATTAAAGCACATTCGGTCATTGAACAGTGCCACGTAAAACAGTATGCGAAGGTGGGGCCATTTGCGTATTTACGTGACGAAACTATTATCGACCATGGCGCAACAGTTGGCACCTTTGTTGAGATGAAAAAAACGACGCTTGGAAAACACGCAAAAGCCAAACATCAGAGTTATCTGGGCGATACGGTAATTGGAGATTACAGTAATATCGGCGGCGGAACGATTACCGCAAACCACAACAGTCTTTTTAAAAATGAAACGCTCATTGATGCACATGTTAACATCGGTGCAAACTGTACGTTAGTCGCACCAGTGCATATCCAACAACATGCGTACGTTGGTGCAGGATCGACGATTACCCAAGATGTTCCGCAATATACTCTTGCGATTGCCCGCACACGACAACTGAACAAAGTTGGGTATGTACCGATTTTAAAACAGACATTAGAAAAAAAACTACAAAAAAAACGTGAAAGCGAACAGCAGTTCTTAAAAAAACAGACAACAGAAAACAGCCAGGAAGAAACTGTATTAAAAAGTGAATACGAAACATATAAGATCGTAAAAGAACAGACCTCAGTATGA
- a CDS encoding peptidyl-prolyl cis-trans isomerase, producing the protein MNKSVFAIVLVILMAVALYLVNLYMVQQKGWGFWKPKTVSSEKKSVTGESKESMPGTPLVIMEGRTIITVESLQEEKEKIFKMNPEWEQYKAFMDLDRTILYAMANHAIMDREIEESGVKSSDEYKNDLESAYKEVERMINTKYFTQRFSPDVSDAEVKQVYEENKDSLPETIISHGGVKASELDFDTEAEANDFAQKVKANNNNLVTAVQQAGMAENKIKDLRLVHKQSMAVDQAVKDALLAMVQFPSVAVVRTSDNKYAVVVAISKEDAKYRPYEQVKNHLKAALKKQKQADAVEQSIEGLKKKYAVVIDLAPLGTKDTEDDAQAAELGDLSDIQTDENSLPQVEA; encoded by the coding sequence ATGAATAAATCTGTTTTTGCGATTGTTTTAGTTATACTTATGGCTGTTGCTTTGTATCTGGTGAATCTATACATGGTGCAGCAAAAGGGATGGGGATTTTGGAAGCCTAAAACAGTAAGCAGTGAAAAAAAATCAGTCACAGGCGAGTCAAAAGAATCTATGCCAGGAACTCCCTTAGTGATTATGGAAGGCCGTACGATAATTACTGTTGAAAGTTTGCAGGAAGAGAAGGAAAAGATTTTTAAAATGAATCCTGAATGGGAACAGTACAAAGCGTTTATGGATCTTGACCGGACCATCTTGTACGCGATGGCTAACCATGCGATCATGGATCGTGAAATTGAAGAAAGTGGTGTAAAAAGCTCTGATGAATATAAAAACGATCTTGAAAGTGCATACAAAGAAGTTGAGCGCATGATTAATACCAAATATTTTACACAGCGCTTTTCTCCCGATGTTTCGGATGCTGAAGTTAAGCAGGTTTATGAAGAAAATAAAGACTCATTACCAGAGACGATTATTTCCCATGGTGGCGTAAAAGCTTCTGAACTTGACTTTGATACCGAAGCTGAAGCGAATGATTTTGCTCAAAAAGTGAAAGCAAATAATAATAATCTAGTCACCGCAGTGCAGCAAGCTGGTATGGCAGAAAATAAGATCAAAGATCTGCGTCTGGTACACAAACAGTCTATGGCCGTTGATCAGGCAGTCAAAGATGCATTGTTGGCAATGGTTCAATTCCCTTCTGTTGCGGTGGTAAGGACTTCTGATAACAAATATGCGGTGGTTGTGGCAATCTCAAAAGAAGATGCAAAATATCGTCCGTATGAACAGGTGAAAAATCATTTGAAGGCTGCATTGAAAAAGCAGAAACAGGCTGATGCTGTTGAACAATCAATAGAAGGTTTGAAGAAAAAATATGCAGTTGTTATAGATCTTGCTCCATTGGGAACAAAGGATACTGAAGATGATGCGCAGGCAGCAGAACTTGGTGATCTGAGTGATATTCAAACTGATGAAAATTCGTTGCCACAAGTAGAAGCATAA